The following coding sequences lie in one Nitrospinaceae bacterium genomic window:
- a CDS encoding glycosyltransferase, with the protein MSEIPELSIVIPALGEAENLKLLLPELHKELKEIGIAFEILVVDNGAPDETENVCRQFGATLHTQEEKGYGGALRTGFRNGRGKLILTLDADLSHPPKFIGQMTQAAAHSDLVIASRYVAGGSAEMPATRWLLSRILNFTFGWIFAVPVLDLSSGYRIYRKELVEQINPVATNFDILQEILLRAVAIGLKVQEVPFQYSARHSGRSNAKLIAFGWSYLKTLVMMYSLKKKFLFSPYLMLYPLCDTYPNTPDTR; encoded by the coding sequence ATGTCAGAAATTCCTGAATTGAGCATTGTCATTCCGGCGCTTGGAGAAGCCGAAAATTTAAAGCTCCTCCTACCGGAGTTACACAAAGAGTTGAAGGAAATCGGCATCGCATTCGAGATACTGGTAGTCGACAATGGGGCTCCCGATGAGACGGAAAATGTCTGTCGCCAATTTGGTGCGACTCTCCATACCCAGGAGGAAAAGGGATACGGAGGCGCGCTTCGGACAGGTTTTAGGAATGGACGCGGTAAGCTCATCCTAACTCTGGATGCAGACCTCTCGCATCCGCCTAAATTTATTGGTCAAATGACTCAGGCGGCGGCCCACTCAGATTTAGTGATCGCCTCTCGTTATGTGGCTGGCGGTAGTGCTGAAATGCCAGCTACAAGATGGCTACTCAGCCGGATACTAAACTTTACCTTCGGATGGATTTTTGCTGTACCGGTTTTGGATTTAAGCAGTGGTTACCGAATTTATCGAAAAGAGTTGGTGGAGCAAATCAATCCAGTGGCAACAAATTTCGATATTCTTCAGGAAATTCTCCTTCGGGCAGTTGCCATAGGCCTCAAAGTTCAGGAGGTCCCATTTCAATACAGTGCTCGGCATTCGGGAAGATCCAATGCCAAGCTCATTGCCTTCGGATGGTCTTACTTAAAAACACTTGTGATGATGTACTCCTTGAAAAAGAAATTTTTATTTTCCCCATACCTCATGCTGTACCCTCTTTGCGACACCTACCCTAATACACCTGATACACGATGA
- a CDS encoding glycosyltransferase, translating to MKKHQDLAGKLHTSESNVEPANQDAPSPVRFIVLAYNEGPNLELLCNRIQGVMENLERKYEIFIVNDGSSDNTSEVVDSLKTRLPIRELRHEVNRGVASAFLTGFRAALEDADDEDPLIVMEGDGTSDPAVVPQMLEQLSPPCDIVIASRYAPGGRYVKFPIKRLVLSGGANTLLCRLCPVAGVRDYTIFYRTYRAGPLRQALAEYGDDFTSTEGFACNAEMLLRLEGFIGIVREVPFVYDYGLKKGASSIQISGNLLAYARLFRIFLTRRRKKKISN from the coding sequence ATGAAAAAGCACCAAGACCTCGCGGGCAAACTTCACACATCGGAATCCAATGTTGAACCTGCGAACCAGGATGCCCCAAGCCCAGTTCGATTTATTGTCCTAGCCTACAACGAAGGCCCGAATCTCGAACTGTTGTGCAACCGCATTCAAGGCGTCATGGAAAACCTCGAGCGAAAATATGAAATTTTCATCGTTAACGACGGGAGCAGCGACAATACCAGCGAAGTTGTAGACTCACTCAAAACAAGACTTCCCATCAGAGAATTGCGACACGAGGTGAACCGGGGGGTAGCGTCGGCCTTCCTCACCGGCTTCCGGGCGGCTCTTGAGGACGCCGATGACGAGGACCCCCTGATAGTCATGGAGGGGGACGGAACAAGCGATCCCGCCGTAGTGCCGCAAATGCTGGAGCAGCTGTCACCGCCGTGCGATATCGTCATTGCATCGCGCTATGCGCCTGGAGGGCGCTATGTGAAATTCCCTATTAAAAGACTCGTGTTGAGTGGCGGGGCAAACACCTTGCTGTGTAGATTGTGCCCTGTTGCTGGCGTCCGAGATTACACCATCTTCTACCGAACATACCGCGCCGGTCCCCTCCGCCAGGCCCTCGCCGAATACGGCGACGACTTCACGAGCACAGAAGGGTTCGCCTGCAATGCCGAAATGCTTCTTCGGCTTGAAGGTTTTATCGGAATAGTGAGAGAGGTGCCTTTCGTGTACGATTACGGACTGAAAAAAGGCGCCAGTTCGATACAAATTTCCGGGAATCTTCTTGCATACGCTCGGCTTTTCCGCATTTTCCTAACACGGCGGAGAAAGAAAAAAATATCGAATTGA
- a CDS encoding NAD-dependent epimerase/dehydratase family protein yields the protein MQILITGGAGFIGCNLAAKGIREGHAITVLDNLSRAGSFLNLEWLRSLGKFDFVEADIRDFDTLSDLLNAQKYDAIFHDSAQVAVTTSVEDPRTDFEINALGTFNLLEAIRLSESDPVLIYASTNKVYGALPSLNIGEKNGRYSFRDQPDGVPETMPLDFHSPYGCSKGAAEQYVLDYRRIYGLRSIVFRQSCIYGPRQMGVEDQGWVAWFAICASFGRSISIFGDGKQVRDLLHIDDLVDLHYRAIEMEPQLDMFAFNVGGGPGCAASLLEIINLIEEKTDRPIELNFADWRPGDQKVYISDIRALKEKLSWSPRMPLSDGIGLLLDWIRENGEMLKKNIK from the coding sequence ATGCAAATATTGATCACAGGAGGAGCAGGTTTCATCGGTTGCAACTTAGCAGCAAAGGGCATCCGAGAGGGACATGCCATTACCGTTCTAGATAATTTATCCCGTGCGGGCTCCTTCCTGAATTTAGAATGGCTACGCTCTTTGGGCAAATTCGATTTCGTCGAGGCTGACATCCGCGATTTCGACACCCTTTCGGACCTACTAAACGCCCAAAAGTATGACGCCATATTTCATGACTCCGCCCAGGTGGCGGTAACCACCTCGGTGGAAGACCCCCGGACAGACTTTGAGATAAACGCACTCGGCACCTTCAATCTCCTTGAAGCCATACGGCTGAGCGAGAGTGACCCCGTTCTCATTTACGCCTCCACCAACAAGGTATACGGAGCACTTCCATCCCTGAACATCGGGGAGAAAAATGGTCGTTATTCGTTCCGAGATCAACCTGACGGGGTTCCAGAAACCATGCCCCTTGATTTCCATTCCCCCTACGGTTGCTCGAAAGGGGCCGCCGAGCAATATGTCCTCGACTACCGGCGCATATATGGCTTGCGGTCCATCGTCTTCCGCCAGTCTTGCATCTATGGCCCCCGGCAGATGGGTGTTGAAGATCAGGGGTGGGTGGCCTGGTTCGCTATCTGTGCATCATTCGGTCGATCAATTTCGATATTCGGCGACGGGAAGCAGGTCCGGGACCTTCTCCACATCGATGACCTGGTGGATCTTCACTACCGTGCCATCGAGATGGAACCCCAACTCGATATGTTTGCTTTCAACGTAGGCGGAGGGCCAGGATGCGCAGCCTCGCTACTTGAGATAATTAATCTGATCGAGGAGAAAACGGATCGCCCCATCGAACTAAATTTCGCCGACTGGCGACCCGGCGATCAGAAAGTTTACATCTCAGACATCAGGGCGCTGAAAGAAAAACTTTCCTGGTCACCCAGAATGCCTCTATCCGACGGCATAGGCCTTTTACTCGATTGGATAAGGGAAAACGGTGAAATGTTGAAGAAAAACATCAAATAA
- a CDS encoding FAD-binding oxidoreductase — protein MKKVRYLIVGAGFAGAATAYNLVRMGAKDVLVIDREAVAGLNSSGLNAAMVTHRGSGEAEESLARRGAEFIRKPPDDWPGQLEFSPTGSLFLASGDQLAGQKVIATRLQAAGLDVEIRERDWVVKQIPILEGTEFEAALWSPCDGVVDIQGLLDGYLEGARAGGAEIWLGCELKNVEVQGGRFSAAKTDRGRIEADVLIDAAGAWSGAVASMSGAAELPLQPRRRHLFRTGTLPWTDPSWPLVWDMGAAYYFRPAAGGLLLSACDEDVFPPSLPEANIAAMGLLKDKLRKNVPPLQWLRFQAYWACLRTSTPDDRFIIGWDPGVKGFFWVAGLGGHGATCSAAVGEMGARLILEKEEPLGLAAELSPGRFLNSD, from the coding sequence ATGAAAAAAGTGCGTTATCTCATCGTTGGAGCGGGCTTCGCAGGTGCGGCTACCGCCTATAATCTGGTTCGTATGGGTGCCAAGGATGTGCTCGTCATCGACCGCGAAGCGGTGGCAGGTCTCAACTCCTCGGGGCTAAATGCCGCCATGGTAACGCACCGGGGCTCTGGCGAGGCAGAAGAGAGCCTCGCCCGCCGGGGGGCCGAATTTATCCGAAAGCCCCCCGATGATTGGCCAGGACAGCTTGAATTCTCACCGACAGGTTCCCTATTCCTCGCCTCGGGGGATCAACTCGCCGGACAAAAAGTCATCGCCACACGTCTCCAGGCCGCAGGGCTGGATGTGGAAATAAGAGAACGTGATTGGGTAGTGAAACAAATCCCAATCCTTGAGGGCACGGAATTCGAAGCCGCCTTGTGGTCTCCTTGTGACGGCGTGGTGGACATCCAGGGCCTGCTCGATGGCTACCTTGAGGGTGCAAGAGCTGGCGGGGCCGAAATCTGGCTGGGCTGCGAGCTTAAAAATGTGGAGGTGCAAGGAGGGCGCTTCTCTGCCGCGAAAACTGACAGAGGACGCATTGAGGCAGATGTGCTCATTGACGCTGCAGGCGCATGGTCCGGAGCTGTGGCCAGTATGTCAGGGGCGGCAGAGCTTCCCCTCCAGCCTCGTCGCCGCCACCTTTTTCGAACGGGAACTCTCCCTTGGACCGATCCCAGCTGGCCGCTCGTCTGGGACATGGGAGCCGCCTATTACTTCAGACCCGCAGCCGGGGGACTACTTTTAAGCGCCTGCGATGAGGATGTGTTTCCACCATCACTTCCTGAGGCGAATATCGCCGCGATGGGGTTGCTCAAGGATAAGCTACGAAAGAATGTGCCTCCCCTCCAATGGCTACGGTTCCAAGCGTACTGGGCTTGCCTGCGTACTTCAACGCCAGATGATCGCTTTATCATTGGCTGGGATCCGGGGGTTAAAGGATTTTTTTGGGTAGCGGGGCTCGGCGGACACGGCGCAACCTGCTCGGCAGCCGTGGGCGAGATGGGAGCAAGGCTGATACTGGAAAAAGAAGAACCACTCGGTCTGGCGGCAGAATTATCTCCGGGGCGCTTCTTAAACTCAGATTGA
- a CDS encoding SDR family oxidoreductase has translation MDLGLRGKTAIVTGSSMGLGLAVAKELAREGCNVTICSRGEEALFAAQKEIQAQADGAQVHAVMTDMERSEDINRLVSETVDRFGTVHILVNNAGTSITKDFLDVEREDWTKIFQMIIVGASEASKLVIPYMQKQKWGRIINVGSASSKQPRPRRVLSNTAKTALLSFTKTLAREFVKDGILVNCAIPGRFDTHWRERIEKMAKDQGRGEEDVYAEVVKDITMSRLGQPEEFAAMVLFLASERASFISGVAYAVDGGEISSI, from the coding sequence ATGGACCTTGGGTTAAGGGGTAAAACGGCGATTGTGACCGGCTCTAGCATGGGACTCGGTCTGGCAGTGGCCAAAGAGTTAGCGCGTGAAGGATGTAATGTAACAATATGCTCCCGGGGCGAGGAGGCGCTTTTTGCCGCCCAAAAGGAAATCCAAGCCCAGGCCGACGGTGCTCAGGTTCATGCCGTAATGACGGATATGGAACGATCTGAGGATATTAACCGCCTCGTTAGTGAGACGGTGGATCGCTTCGGTACTGTTCATATACTCGTCAATAACGCTGGTACGAGCATCACCAAAGATTTTCTCGATGTGGAGCGTGAGGATTGGACAAAAATATTCCAGATGATAATTGTCGGGGCCTCTGAGGCCAGTAAACTGGTGATCCCCTACATGCAAAAACAAAAGTGGGGCCGAATAATTAATGTTGGCTCTGCAAGCTCCAAGCAGCCCCGCCCCCGGCGCGTTCTCTCGAACACTGCCAAGACAGCTTTGCTGAGTTTCACGAAAACCCTGGCCAGGGAGTTCGTGAAGGACGGGATACTCGTCAACTGTGCCATACCGGGGCGCTTCGACACGCATTGGCGCGAGCGCATCGAAAAAATGGCAAAGGATCAGGGGCGAGGTGAGGAAGATGTTTATGCCGAAGTCGTCAAGGACATCACCATGTCGCGCCTCGGCCAGCCCGAGGAATTCGCTGCGATGGTGTTATTCCTTGCGAGCGAGCGCGCCAGTTTTATCAGCGGCGTTGCCTATGCGGTGGATGGCGGAGAGATTTCCTCAATCTGA
- a CDS encoding GntR family transcriptional regulator, giving the protein MKEDLKRVSLSDRFVPYYYQIANLLREKIEGREYSPGDRLPGEIELARSFGVSRVPVRHALSLLENEGILSRQRGRGTFVSKKEFAPKAPILSGVIEDYVTTGIQGTLGLLSMERVPAPAKAADFFDIDDGEILMMLRRLRQVDGMPYSYVINFLPVATAAEIPIEDLNKRTMVSILEERMDTPLQIIQQTIEAKSADSEIAGVLEVDTTSPVMYVETFIRSQADEPIQFSRTFYRGDRYKYMVELKRRL; this is encoded by the coding sequence ATGAAAGAAGATCTTAAAAGGGTTTCTTTATCAGATCGCTTCGTTCCTTACTATTACCAAATTGCCAATTTGCTTCGTGAGAAAATTGAAGGCAGAGAGTATTCTCCTGGGGACAGGCTTCCGGGTGAAATAGAGTTGGCTCGCAGTTTTGGAGTTAGCCGTGTCCCGGTTCGTCACGCTCTGTCTTTGCTGGAAAATGAAGGCATCCTTAGTCGCCAGCGCGGGCGTGGCACTTTTGTCTCGAAAAAAGAATTTGCGCCGAAAGCCCCGATTCTTAGCGGAGTTATCGAAGACTATGTGACTACAGGTATTCAGGGAACGCTTGGTCTCTTGTCTATGGAACGTGTGCCAGCCCCCGCAAAAGCTGCAGATTTTTTTGATATTGACGACGGAGAAATCTTGATGATGCTTCGGCGTCTGAGGCAGGTGGACGGTATGCCTTATTCCTATGTCATAAACTTTCTTCCCGTTGCCACAGCTGCAGAAATTCCCATTGAGGATCTTAATAAACGAACAATGGTTTCTATTTTGGAAGAACGGATGGACACTCCTCTTCAAATCATTCAACAGACAATAGAAGCCAAAAGTGCGGACAGTGAAATTGCGGGTGTTCTAGAAGTCGACACGACCTCTCCTGTGATGTATGTCGAAACTTTTATACGCAGTCAGGCAGATGAGCCTATACAGTTTTCTCGGACCTTCTACCGAGGAGACCGTTATAAATACATGGTGGAATTGAAACGAAGGTTGTAA
- a CDS encoding LLM class flavin-dependent oxidoreductase, whose product MPTEYAWFIPSARAGDGHKINIPVPEREPTIEYLSQVARSAEEAGFVNLLVPTGTHCLDAWVTAAGIAQNSNRIKFCVAFRPGLTSPVYAAQSCNTLDWTTNGRVTVNVVTGSSPVDQMRYGDHLKHDERYERTMEYLDIIKAIWTSEEPVNYNGKFYDIRDAAFFPGFTSKPFPKVYMGGSSEAGRKVGAKHSDIHMMYAVDLETIAKDVVDMKWRAAEYGRENEIKMGIRIHIICRDTKEKARQAAEALIKGSDISNTGTWADMKNNTESVGQQRVNDLAAGDSLWITDTLWMGVNRVRAGAGASLVGTPDMIATALKEYVDAGVEAFILSGWPHVEEATRFGQEIMPLLKDTDPVTLEESSPAVAS is encoded by the coding sequence ATGCCTACGGAATATGCATGGTTTATTCCCAGCGCAAGAGCTGGAGACGGACATAAAATCAACATTCCGGTACCCGAGCGGGAACCCACCATCGAATATCTATCCCAGGTCGCGCGGTCTGCCGAGGAGGCTGGATTCGTGAATCTTCTCGTTCCCACCGGAACACACTGCCTCGACGCATGGGTAACCGCCGCCGGAATTGCCCAAAATTCGAATCGCATCAAATTTTGCGTCGCCTTCAGGCCCGGCCTCACGAGCCCGGTCTACGCCGCGCAATCGTGCAACACACTAGACTGGACCACCAACGGTCGGGTAACGGTTAATGTCGTTACGGGCTCCTCACCGGTGGATCAGATGCGCTACGGCGATCACCTCAAACACGACGAGCGATACGAGCGAACAATGGAGTACCTCGACATTATCAAAGCGATATGGACCAGTGAGGAGCCGGTAAACTACAACGGAAAGTTCTACGACATCCGAGACGCCGCTTTCTTCCCCGGTTTTACGTCCAAACCTTTCCCGAAAGTTTATATGGGCGGCAGCTCCGAGGCCGGCCGCAAGGTCGGCGCGAAACACTCTGACATCCACATGATGTACGCCGTCGATCTCGAAACAATCGCCAAGGATGTCGTGGACATGAAGTGGCGTGCCGCCGAGTATGGGCGCGAGAACGAAATCAAGATGGGCATCCGGATCCACATAATTTGCCGAGACACGAAAGAGAAAGCCCGCCAAGCCGCCGAGGCTCTGATCAAGGGAAGTGACATTTCGAACACTGGGACATGGGCCGACATGAAGAACAACACCGAAAGTGTCGGTCAGCAGCGCGTGAACGATCTCGCGGCGGGCGATTCGCTTTGGATAACGGATACGCTCTGGATGGGCGTTAATCGGGTTCGCGCCGGAGCGGGCGCCTCACTTGTAGGCACACCGGATATGATCGCGACCGCCTTAAAAGAATACGTCGATGCTGGGGTAGAGGCGTTCATTCTATCGGGGTGGCCCCATGTCGAGGAAGCCACGCGATTCGGTCAGGAAATCATGCCGCTGCTCAAGGACACAGATCCCGTAACTCTCGAAGAATCGTCGCCTGCTGTAGCATCGTGA
- a CDS encoding acyl-CoA/acyl-ACP dehydrogenase gives MSSLDTQLSPENQKWVDLAEKLSREKFAPLAKTIDEEARFPTENYADLAESGLLALSVPKKFGGIGADSLTYVTILSKISKGCAATGLTFNMHSAVVDFMLQIASPEQQEHYFRAVVEDGAIFSSITSEPGSSFRDKLAVRTAIKKDGEGYKLEGRKHFCSLSTGATYYFTWSYLDGAKNIQEGLLNVMVPSNRDGIEIIEDWDTIGMRGTVSHSMHFHDVAVNADEVIGEPGGILGKDMSIWSLGYTAVYIGIAEAAYEFCVNYAKKTKFRGMENSIAHSERIQRQIGEMSMLIENARRATEKLGMLRGNLSKMELTFILNQAKYLATEAAKELAERGIRLCGGQGLLRSFPLERHLRDAMAGLVMPPANDRCLETVGKIALGMEAKTLDFE, from the coding sequence ATGAGCAGCCTAGATACCCAACTGTCTCCCGAAAATCAAAAATGGGTCGATCTAGCCGAGAAGCTGAGCCGCGAAAAATTTGCTCCTCTCGCTAAAACTATTGATGAGGAAGCCCGATTTCCAACGGAAAATTATGCAGACCTCGCCGAATCCGGCCTTCTCGCTCTTTCCGTTCCTAAGAAGTTTGGCGGCATCGGCGCGGATTCGCTCACCTATGTCACGATCCTCTCGAAAATATCGAAAGGTTGCGCCGCCACAGGGCTTACCTTCAACATGCACAGCGCCGTGGTCGATTTTATGCTCCAAATCGCCAGCCCGGAGCAGCAAGAGCACTACTTTCGTGCTGTAGTCGAGGACGGTGCCATTTTCTCGTCCATCACGAGCGAGCCGGGCTCCTCTTTCCGAGACAAGCTCGCCGTCCGCACTGCAATTAAAAAAGACGGAGAGGGCTACAAGCTCGAAGGCAGAAAGCACTTTTGCTCTCTATCGACCGGGGCGACCTACTACTTCACCTGGAGCTATCTTGATGGCGCGAAAAACATTCAAGAAGGCCTTCTCAATGTCATGGTGCCCTCCAACCGCGATGGCATCGAAATCATCGAGGACTGGGATACTATCGGGATGCGCGGGACGGTTTCCCATTCGATGCATTTTCACGACGTGGCCGTAAATGCCGATGAAGTTATCGGGGAGCCGGGTGGTATTCTCGGCAAGGATATGAGCATCTGGTCACTCGGCTACACCGCTGTGTACATCGGCATCGCCGAGGCGGCGTATGAATTCTGCGTCAACTACGCGAAAAAAACAAAGTTTCGTGGGATGGAAAATTCAATCGCCCACTCCGAGCGCATTCAGCGCCAAATTGGCGAAATGTCGATGCTAATTGAAAACGCCCGCCGGGCCACAGAAAAACTCGGGATGCTGCGCGGAAACTTGAGCAAGATGGAATTGACCTTTATCCTCAACCAGGCGAAGTATCTTGCAACGGAGGCTGCTAAAGAGCTTGCTGAACGCGGAATACGGCTTTGCGGGGGACAGGGGCTTTTGCGCTCTTTTCCTCTTGAGCGCCACCTGAGAGACGCCATGGCAGGACTTGTCATGCCCCCGGCGAATGATCGATGCCTAGAAACGGTGGGAAAGATTGCCCTAGGCATGGAGGCCAAAACACTCGATTTCGAGTGA
- a CDS encoding WbqC family protein, whose product MIVSIHQPAYLPWLGYFHKILHSDIFVFLDTVQLEKNGFANRNRVRAASGVEWLTVPLLMKGHVDKSIGEMKINPAVNWKRKHPGTLAQAYRGCPYYEKYAGDIEALINGAGDSLGDFLFEMLGYFLDALGIQGKKIMRTSEMKASGSRSDLLAAIASECGADVYLSGVAGRDYLDFEPFNEGGIEVSFQEFRHPTYDQGYSTFEPNMGVQDALFNLGGQGVLEMLEKAGT is encoded by the coding sequence TTGATCGTCTCTATTCACCAGCCCGCATATCTTCCATGGCTGGGCTATTTTCACAAAATTCTTCATTCCGATATTTTCGTTTTTCTCGATACCGTGCAGCTCGAAAAAAACGGTTTTGCTAATCGGAACCGCGTTCGTGCCGCATCAGGTGTGGAGTGGTTGACGGTCCCTCTTCTGATGAAGGGGCATGTGGATAAATCCATTGGAGAGATGAAAATCAATCCGGCGGTGAATTGGAAGCGGAAACATCCTGGAACCCTGGCGCAGGCATATAGGGGGTGTCCGTACTATGAAAAATATGCAGGCGATATAGAGGCGCTCATTAACGGCGCGGGAGATTCGCTAGGAGATTTTCTTTTTGAAATGCTCGGTTATTTTCTTGATGCCCTAGGCATACAGGGGAAAAAGATCATGCGCACCTCGGAGATGAAAGCCTCTGGTAGCCGTTCGGATTTGCTCGCCGCCATTGCGAGCGAATGTGGCGCTGACGTTTATTTGTCAGGCGTTGCCGGAAGAGATTATCTGGATTTTGAGCCGTTTAATGAGGGGGGAATTGAGGTTTCATTTCAGGAGTTTAGACATCCCACCTACGATCAAGGCTATTCGACTTTCGAGCCCAACATGGGTGTGCAGGATGCACTCTTTAACCTCGGCGGGCAGGGCGTTTTGGAAATGTTGGAGAAGGCTGGCACTTAA
- the bioB gene encoding biotin synthase BioB — MYFLLILGSEGFMDYRELAGRVIAGERVSRQDGEAILDSPDGDLLSLLDAAFKIRRRYFGLSVQIHRLMNSKSGMCPEDCSYCSQSAVSEADIEKYSLLDEEHLIEGARLAVATGARRYCMAISGRGPSDAEIDHLSSAVRRIKSDLGISVCLSLGLMDESKARRLKEAGVDRLNHNLNTSERYYPEICTTHTYADRMDTLSAARETGMELCSGVIFGQGEHREDVLDVCEALRELTPESIPVNFLNAISKTPLEGIPPLGAVQCLRLLCLMRFYNPRSEIRVAGGREVQLREHQALALYPANSLFVSGYLTTSGQSPEEALRMIRELGFEVDATGHTDPQLEISVKPSMA, encoded by the coding sequence ATGTATTTCCTGCTTATCTTGGGAAGTGAGGGCTTTATGGACTATCGGGAGCTGGCCGGGCGCGTTATCGCCGGGGAACGAGTGTCAAGGCAAGACGGTGAGGCTATTCTCGATTCGCCCGATGGAGATCTTCTCTCTCTCCTCGACGCTGCCTTCAAGATTCGTCGTCGGTATTTTGGCCTTTCGGTTCAGATTCACCGTTTGATGAATTCGAAAAGTGGTATGTGTCCTGAGGATTGTTCCTACTGTTCACAATCTGCTGTCTCGGAAGCAGATATCGAAAAATACTCGTTGCTCGATGAAGAACATCTGATCGAGGGCGCCCGACTTGCTGTGGCCACGGGCGCCCGACGTTACTGTATGGCCATCAGCGGTCGCGGTCCATCGGATGCCGAAATCGATCACTTGAGTTCGGCGGTTCGTCGGATAAAATCCGATTTGGGGATTAGTGTTTGTCTCTCGCTTGGCCTGATGGACGAGTCAAAAGCGCGCCGATTGAAAGAAGCGGGTGTGGATCGCCTTAACCACAATCTCAACACGAGTGAGCGTTACTATCCCGAGATTTGTACCACCCATACCTATGCCGACCGGATGGACACCCTGTCTGCCGCACGGGAGACGGGTATGGAACTTTGCTCGGGAGTGATCTTTGGCCAAGGTGAGCATCGAGAGGATGTTCTCGATGTGTGCGAGGCCCTCCGAGAGCTTACGCCCGAATCAATTCCCGTGAATTTTCTCAATGCCATTTCCAAGACCCCGCTTGAGGGCATCCCACCACTGGGAGCAGTCCAGTGTCTAAGGCTTCTTTGTTTGATGCGTTTTTATAATCCCCGCTCAGAGATTCGCGTGGCGGGTGGGCGCGAGGTCCAGCTTCGAGAACATCAGGCACTGGCCCTTTATCCGGCCAACTCGTTATTTGTCTCAGGCTATCTCACCACTTCTGGGCAGTCGCCTGAGGAGGCTCTCCGGATGATCCGCGAACTTGGGTTCGAGGTGGACGCTACTGGGCACACCGATCCGCAATTAGAAATTTCGGTGAAACCAAGCATGGCATGA